A section of the Macadamia integrifolia cultivar HAES 741 chromosome 9, SCU_Mint_v3, whole genome shotgun sequence genome encodes:
- the LOC122089105 gene encoding zinc finger CCCH domain-containing protein 30-like: MCGGPEHLKSSTSSPSPSSSEETKSTTKEMNMNHLTIETDDSFASLLELAANNDLEGFKRSIERDASAIDEIGLWYGRQKGSKQMVLEDRTPLMVAATYGSVDVVKIILSLSEADVNRPCGPDKTTALHCASSGGSVNGVDIVKLLLMAGADPNCVDANGRRPVDVIVVSPKLPNVKCELEELLSGNTSDGSVSERNLRVSTATTNSTSPPLSASPENGSPSSASDSTSSPMTLKFNDLPASLASEKKEYPIDPSLPDIKNSIYATDEFRMFSFKVRPCSRAYSHDWTECPFVHPGENARRRDPRKYHYSCVPCPDFRKGACRRGDLCEYAHGVFECWLHPAQYRTRLCKDGTNCMRRVCFFAHTSEELRPLYVSTGSAVPSPRSSASATAMEMAAAMSLLPGSPSSVSVMSPSPFTPPMSPSGNGISHSSLGWPQPNVPTLHLPGSNLQSSRLRSSFNARDIPAEDFNMLAEFDAQQQQLLRNDLSCYSQARLGSISVNRTARSKTLTPSNLDELFTAEVSSSPRYSDQSSAAVFSPSHKSAVLNQFQQQQSMLAPINTNMFSPKNVDHHVLQASFGVASPGRMSPRSVEPLSPMSSRLSAFSQREKQQQQLRSLSSRDLGSSTAGIVGSPVNSWVKWGSPSGKLDWAVQGDELGRFRRSSSFELGNNGEEPDLSWVQSLVKESPPEIKDKLAVPTSAAAPSGEGSNSNSHLDSIDHSVLGAWLEQMQLDQLVAQ, from the coding sequence ATGTGCGGTGGTCCGGAACACTTAAAATCATCTACGTCGTCGCCGTCTCCATCATCTTCTGAAGAAACCAAATCCACAACCAAAGAAATGAATATGAATCACTTGACTATTGAAACTGATGATTCTTTCGCCAGCTTACTCGAGCTTGCTGCTAACAATGATCTTGAAGGCTTCAAACGTTCAATCGAGCGTGACGCATCTGCGATTGATGAGATTGGTCTTTGGTATGGCCGCCAGAAGGGCTCAAAACAGATGGTCCTTGAGGACAGAACCCCTTTAATGGTTGCTGCAACCTATGGTAGCGTTGATGTCGTCAAGATCATCCTCTCTTTATCTGAGGCTGATGTAAATCGGCCTTGCGGCCCAGATAAAACTACTGCTCTCCACTGTGCTTCTTCTGGTGGATCTGTAAATGGTGTTGATATCGTGAAGCTACTTTTAATGGCGGGTGCTGATCCCAACTGTGTTGATGCGAATGGTCGCCGGCCAGTGGATGTTATTGTTGTGTCTCCAAAGCTTCCTAACGTGAAGTGTGAACTGGAGGAGCTCCTCTCTGGCAACACTTCTGATGGTTCTGTTTCTGAGCGCAACCTTCGAGTGTCCACAGCTACTACTAATTCGACTTCTCCTCCACTCTCGGCTTCCCCAGAGAATGGATCACCATCTTCTGCATCGGATTCGACATCTTCTCCTATGACTTTGAAGTTCAATGATCTCCCTGCATCCTTAGCATCGGAGAAGAAAGAGTACCCGATTGATCCATCTCTCCCGGATATTAAGAACAGCATTTATGCAACAGATGAGTTTCGCATGTTCTCGTTCAAGGTTCGACCTTGTTCCCGAGCCTACTCTCATGACTGGACCGAGTGCCCCTTTGTTCACCCAGGTGAGAACGCTCGCAGAAGAGACCCGAGGAAGTACCACTACAGCTGTGTTCCATGCCCTGATTTTCGGAAGGGTGCATGTAGAAGAGGGGATTTGTGTGAATATGCTCATGGCGTTTTTGAATGCTGGCTCCATCCTGCGCAGTACAGGACTCGGCTCTGCAAGGACGGCACAAATTGCATGCGAAGGGTCTGCTTCTTTGCCCACACATCTGAAGAGCTCCGTCCCTTGTATGTGTCCACTGGCTCTGCTGTCCCATCTCCTCGATCAAGTGCTTCTGCCACTGCCATGGAGATGGCTGCAGCCATGAGTCTTCTGCCTGGTTCTCCGTCATCAGTCTCGGTTATGTCACCGTCTCCATTTACTCCACCCATGTCACCTTCCGGTAATGGAATTTCTCACTCATCTTTGGGGTGGCCACAGCCAAATGTTCCCACCTTGCATCTTCCTGGAAGCAATCTTCAATCCAGCCGTTTGAGATCATCTTTTAATGCAAGAGACATTCCTGCTGAGGACTTCAATATGTTGGCGGAATTTGATGCCCAGCAGCAGCAGCTCCTTCGCAATGACCTGTCTTGCTACTCACAAGCCCGTCTTGGTTCAATCTCTGTGAACCGAACGGCGCGATCAAAGACCCTAACCCCTTCGAATCTGGATGAGCTTTTTACTGCAGAAGTTTCTTCCTCTCCTAGGTACTCTGATCAGTCTTCTGCTGCTGTCTTCTCACCCTCGCACAAGTCGGCCGTTCTTAATCAGTTCCAGCAACAGCAAAGCATGTTGGCGCCCATCAACACAAATATGTTCTCTCCCAAGAATGTCGATCACCATGTACTTCAAGCTTCCTTCGGTGTTGCTTCCCCAGGGAGGATGTCACCCAGGAGTGTGGAGCCACTCTCTCCGATGAGCTCTCGACTTTCGGCCTTTTCCCAACGTGagaagcagcagcaacagcTTCGCAGCCTTAGCTCACGGGATCTTGGTTCCAGTACTGCCGGAATTGTTGGGTCCCCTGTAAATTCTTGGGTTAAATGGGGATCACCAAGTGGAAAATTAGATTGGGCTGTTCAAGGAGACGAACTGGGTCGCTTCCGGAGATCATCTTCCTTCGAGCTTGGGAACAATGGCGAGGAACCTGACTTGTCATGGGTCCAGTCTCTGGTGAAAGAATCGCCTCCCGAAATCAAAGACAAGCTAGCTGTTCCAACCTCTGCGGCTGCCCCCTCTGGTGAGGGTTCAAATTCGAATTCTCATTTGGACTCCATTGATCATTCTGTTTTGGGAGCTTGGCTGGAGCAGATGCAGCTTGATCAGCTCGTAGCTCAGtag
- the LOC122089820 gene encoding protein DETOXIFICATION 42-like, translating to MAEVIVPAVIEEVPPVSNAEEVPVGSEEAPVSTEETTLSGKKRKIPLFVIFKDASRVLKKDELGMEILRIAFPAALALTADPIASLIDTAFIGRIGPVELAAVGVSIAVFNQVSRVTIFPLVSITTSFVAEEETVARINADEQETENLEKGLATCKEMKEFDPECDTEKTACQPSSNIVGKSKKSKTKHEKRHIPSASSALVIGGILGLLQTIFLIFASKPVLRFMGVKSGSPMMTPALRYLTLRSLGSPAVLLSLAMQGIFRGFKDTKTPLFATVAGDLTNIILDPVLMFVFHLGVSGAALAHVISQYFIAVILLWRLMKQIELLPPSIKDLQFSRFLKNGFLLLMRVIAVTFCVTLAASMAAREGPTPMAAFQICLQVWLTTSLLADGLAVAGQAILASAFAEKDYEKAKATAARVLQMSLVLGLGLAIFIGLGLYFGAVIFTRDINVIHVIHIGLPFVAASQPLNSLAFVYDGVNFGASDFAFTGYAMVLVAVVSIVCLIFLSSSNGFVGIWIALTIYMSLRALAGCWRMGTGTGPWKFLRS from the exons ATGGCCGAAGTTATAGTACCAGCAGTAATTGAAGAGGTTCCACCTGTCTCCAACGCCGAGGAGGTTCCAGTTGGCTCAGAGGAGGCTCCAGTTAGCACAGAGGAGACCACTCTTtcaggaaagaagaggaagatacCCCTTTTTGTTATCTTCAAGGATGCAAG CCGTGTCTTGAAGAAGGATGAGCTGGGCATGGAGATATTACGGATTGCATTTCCTGCAGCACTGGCTTTAACAGCTGACCCCATTGCTTCCCTGATCGACACGGCATTCATCGGACGAATAG GTCCTGTAGAGCTAGCTGCTGTGGGAGTCTCTATTGCTGTGTTTAATCAAGTGTCAAGGGTAACAATATTTCCACTTGTTAGCATCACAACTTCTTTTGTTGCGGAGGAAGAAACTGTTGCAAGAATAAATGCTGATGAacaagaaactgaaaatttagaAAAGGGGTTGGCCACATGCAAAGAAATGAAGGAGTTTGATCCAGAATGTG ATACTGAAAAAACTGCATGCCAGCCATCTTCAAATATTGTTGGAAagtcaaaaaaatccaaaactaagCATGAAAAGAGGCATATTCCATCAGCGTCATCAGCATTGGTTATCGGCGGGATACTTGGCCTTCTCCAAACCATATTCCTAATTTTCGCATCAAAACCAGTCTTGAGATTCATGGGTGTGAAATCT GGCTCCCCTATGATGACCCCAGCTCTAAGGTACTTGACATTAAGGTCACTTGGTTCTCCTgctgttcttctttctttggccATGCAAGGGATCTTTCGAGGATTTAAGGACACGAAAACTCCTTTATTTGCTACTG tgGCAGGGGATCTAACAAATATAATTCTAGACCCTGTACTGATGTTCGTTTTCCATTTGGGGGTCAGTGGTGCAGCACTTGCCCATGTCATTTCTCA GTACTTCATTGCTGTCATTCTGTTGTGGAGATTAATGAAACAAATTGAACTGTTACCTCCAAGTATTAAAGACCTACAATTTAGCAGGTTTCTTAAAAATG GTTTTCTGCTCCTTATGAGGGTCATTGCAGTAACATTCTGTGTTACCCTGGCAGCATCAATGGCTGCACGGGAAGGTCCAACTCCAATGGCTGCATTTCAGATCTGCCTGCAGGTCTGGTTGACAACATCTCTTCTTGCTGATGGATTGGCAGTTGCTGGACAG GCAATACTTGCAAGTGCATTTGCTGAAAAGGATTATGAAAAAGCAAAAGCCACTGCAGCCCGGGTATTGCAG ATGAGTTTGGTACTGGGGTTGGGGCTTGCAATCTTTATTGGACTTGGCTTGTATTTTGGAGCCGTAATATTTACAAGAGACATTAATGTTATTCACGTCATACATATAGGCCTTCCG TTTGTCGCAGCATCTCAGCCTCTCAATTCCTTGGCTTTTGTTTATGATGGCGTTAACTTTGGAGCATCTGATTTTGCTTTTACCGGATACGCCATG GTTCTAGTAGCTGTAGTGAGCATTGTATGCTTAATCTTTCTGTCTTCTAGTAATGGTTTTGTTGGAATTTGGATTGCTCTGACGATCTACATGAGTCTACGTGCATTAGCCGGCTGTTGGAG GATGGGAACTGGAACTGGACCTTGGAAATTCTTAAGGAGCTAG